The region AAGAAATCGGTTATCCCGAAAAGGTGATTGAAATAAAATAAGCCTGTATAATACGGTGATTTACATCAAAATAACTGTTAAGAAAACAAAACATGAGAAAAGTCATACTTCTAACTGACGATTCTCAAACTAAACCAATTTAAGCACAAATACATTTGTTATCGAATTATGAGCGTAGTTTTCGTACTGATAATAGCAAGTTTAATAGTAGCCATCGGCTTTTTAATCGCCTTTATCTGGTCGGTAAAAAGCGGACAATACGAAGATGATTACACGCCTT is a window of Bacteroidota bacterium DNA encoding:
- the ccoS gene encoding cbb3-type cytochrome oxidase assembly protein CcoS, producing the protein MSVVFVLIIASLIVAIGFLIAFIWSVKSGQYEDDYTPSVRMLFDEENKQNQHKTNK